The sequence below is a genomic window from Denitratisoma sp. DHT3.
TTCGATCCGGGCCAGGGCCTGCCGATGTTCGACGGCGCGGAACTGCTCGAATTCCTGAAACTCGCCGACTACTGCACGGTCAATGACTACGAGGCGAAACTGGTCTGCGAGCGCACCGGCTGCGATCTGCCGGAGCTGGCGACCCATGTCCGGGCGCTGATCGTGACCCTGGGCGGAAACGGCTCCCGAATCTACGCCGACGGTCAACGCATCGACATCCCCAGCGTTAAGCCGGATGCCGTGATCGATCCCACCGGCTGCGGCGATGCCTATCGGGCCGGTCTGCTCTACGGCATCGGCCACGATCTGGGCTGGGAAAAGACCGGACGTCTGGCGTCGGTGATGGGCGCGATCAAGATTGCCCACCGCGGCGGGCAGAACCACAAACCCGGCCGCGACGAGATCGCCGCCCGCTACGAGGCGGCGTTTGGCGCAACACCCTGGTAACGCGCCAGGGCGCCAACCTCGCCCTCGCTGTTTGGCTTGCCGCTTTACTTTGCTGCTTCACGTTAAAGGAAATTCCATGAAAAGCATCGTCACTTTCGCCGCTACCGCAACCGCCGCGCTGGTGTTGATCAGTGGCTGCGCCACCAGCAGTTCCGGCGCCAGCTACAGCCAGGCCCAGGCCCGCCATGAAATGGTGGTGCGCCTGGGCGTGGTGGAGGCGGTCCGTCCGGTGCAGATCGAGGGCAGCAAGTCCGGTGCCGGCACCCTGACCGGCGCGGTCGTCGGCGGCGCCGCCGGCTCCAAGGTCGGCCAGGGCAAGGGCTCGGCGGTGGCGGCGATCGTCGGCGCCGTGGCCGGCGGCATCGCCGGTTCGGCCCTGGAGGGCAGCGCCACCAAGAAGGATGGCGTGGAGATCACCGTGCGGCTGGAGAACAACACCTTGATCGCCGTCACCCAGGAGGCCGACGAGGTGTTCCGTCTCGGCGAGCGGGTGCGGGTGCTCTCCGGCGGCGGCGTCACCCGCGTCGCCCATTGAGGGTACTGATTCGCCTGCCAGGCGCCGCCCTGTATCTGCTGGGCGGCGCGCTGGTGGTGTTGCTGTTCTTCCGCCACTGGTCCGAAGCGCGGCGCCAGCGCGTCACGCAGGCCTGGTCGCGGGGATTGCTGCGCATCCTCGGCATCCGCGCCCGCTATCGCGGCCAGCCGCCGATGGCCGGCCTGGTGGTCGCCAATCACATTTCCTTCGTCGATATTTTCGCGCTCAACGGCGCGATGCCCGCCTGCTTCGTCTCCAAGGCCGAGGTGGCGCGCTGGCCCTTGATCGGCTGGCTGTGCCGTCGTACCGACACGCTGTTCCTGGAACGGGGCAGCCGGGCCGCGGCGCAGCGGGCGCGGGAGAACCTGGTGCGGCATCTGGCGGCCGGCAAGCGGGTGGTGGTGTTTCCCGAAGGCACCACCAGCCGTGGCGAGGCGGTGCTGCCGTTCCACAGTGCCCTGTTGCAGTCGGCGATCGACGCCGGCACGCCGGTGACGCCGGTCGTCCTGCGCTATCTGGATCGCGCCGGCAGGCGCAGCGAAGCCCCCGCCTATGTGGGCGACGTCTCGCTGCTACAGTGCCTGCGCACCATCGCCGCCAGTCGCGGACTGGTGGTGGAGGTGGAGGTGTTGCCCGCGCACGCCGTGGCGGGCGGCGATCGGCGTCACGTCGCGGCGCATCTGCATCGCAGCATCGCCCACCGCTTGCACGCCGCAGGCGGACCGGCGCCGCGCACCGATCCGCCCTCGACGGGATTTACCAGCGATAGTTGAAGCTCGCGCCGTAAGTGCGCGGTTGCAGGTAATAGGCCGTGGTCAGGTTGTTGAAGCCAGGCCCGAAGTCGATGAAGTTCACCGGCTGCATCTTGTCGGTGGCGTTCTTCACCCACAGCGCCACGTCCGCCGACCCGGGGCCGCCGATCGGGATGTTGGACAGCACCAGACGCAGATTCAGCAAGCCATAGCCCTTGACCTTGCTGTTCTCCGCCAGCGGCCGGGCCGGGTCCACCGCGCTCAACTGGTAGGGATAGCCGTAGAAGGACGAGGTGTAGCTGTAGTCGGCGATACCGCGCCAGACCCCGAGCGCCGAGCGCCCCAGTCGCGCATCCACGCTCAGGTTGAAGGTGTGCTTGGGCGCATGGGGAAAGGCGCGGTTGCCGGCGACGTTGCCGATCGGCAGGCCGGTGGCCGGCGCTTCCATGAACTCCTTGTACTTGCCGTCCAGATAGCCATAGCCGGCCTGTAGCCTGAGGCCGTCGACGGGCACGTACACCCCTTCCAGTTCCAGGCCCTTGACCGTGGCCTTGCCGGCGTTGCGGATCACGGAAACGCCGGGCAGGCCGGTGAAGCGCGAAATCTGCAGATCCTGGATGTCATTGTGGAACACGGCGGCGTTGAGCTGCATGCGGCCGTCGGCCGAACTCATCTTGACGCCGAATTCGTAGGTCTTCTGCTTTTCCGGGTCGAAGGGGATTCGAGCCTCGGCCGCCGTGCCGGCCTCGCCCTGGAAGCCGCCGCTCTTGAAGCCTTCCGAGTACTTGCCATAGACATTCAGGTGCTCGTCGAACTTGTAGGCCAGCGAGAGCATCGGCGTCGTCGCCTTGAAGGATGCCTCCGCCTCGACGTAGGGGATCGCGGAACCAAAGCCGGTGATGCTCTTGAAGCGCGAGCCCATCTTGGTTTCCTTGGTGCGGCGCAGGCCGGCGGACACCGTCCACTGGTCCGTCAGCTTGTAATCCGCCTGCCCGTAGATCGACTGGGCATCGGCGCTGTAGCCGTATTCCGAACTGTCGGTGCCGAAATAGAAGACGTGCGGATTGATGGTGTAGCCGCGGTCCTTGTAGTAGTACAGGCCGAGCACGTAGTTCAGGCGGTCGGTGTTGCCGATCCACTGGAACTCCTGCGAGCGCTGGGTGTAGTCGGCGATGCGGGCGCCGGTGGCGATCACCAGGGGCGTGCCGTCCAGATCGTAGGAATCGTCGTTTTTCAAGGTACGGCGCGAGGTGATCGACTTCAAGGTATTGCGGTCGTCGAGCTTCCAGGTCAGCGTCAGGCCATGGCCTTGCAGCACCAGGCGCTCGTAGGACGGATAGTCGAGGCTGGCGGTCTTTTGCCAGTCCTGGGCGACATAGGGCGCCATCCCCGCCATCGGAGCGGTGGTGGCCGTCATGCGATAGAGCTGGTTGTGCGGGGGCTCCTGATTCACGCGGCTGTGGTCGTAGCGGTAATCGGCCTGGAAATCGGGCGAAAAATCGAACAGCGCGGCGAGCCGGGCACCGGTCTTGTCGCGCGTGTCGAGTTCGCGCGCCGGGCTGCCCGCGGTGGTCTTGACCAGACCGTCGCGCTTTTCCGAGCGCAGCCCCAGGGACAGGCTGAGAATGCCGAGCTTGGGCAGATCGAGGGAGACCTTTTCGGTGTGATAACCGTAGTTGCCGATCTCCAGCCCGACCGAGCCGCTCAGGGTGCCGCTCGGCTTGCGCGTGATCATGTTGACCGCGCCGGCCATGGTGTTGCGGCCATACAGCGTGCCTTGCGGGCCGCGCAGCACCTCGATGCGCTCCACGTCGACCACGTCGAGCACCGAACCCACGGCCTTGCCCAGATAGACGCCGTCCAGGTACATGCCCACGCTGGGCTCCCAGTACATGGCGCCGTTGAAGGTCACCGCGCCGCGCAGCGAAATCTGCGAGGTGACGTTGCTGGTGGGATATTTGCTGACCTGGAGGTTGGGCGCCAGGGCCTTCAGGTCGAGCACGTTGGAAATGCCGCGCGCCTCGATCTGCCCCGCCGACAGGGCGCTGATGGCGATCGGCACGTCCTGCAGACGTTCCGCCCGCTTCTGGGCGGTGACGATGACTTCGTCGATCTTTGCCTCGTCGGCGGCGGCCAGATTGGCGAAGGACGCCAGAGCGGAGGCCACCGCCGTCGCCATCAACAGCGGACGACCGGCCAGGGCCGCGCGGGACTTGGAATACAGGATCATGGTTGTTCCCCTCCTTGGTTCATGGTTTGTGATGAAGCGCCCGGAACTCATGAAGTGGTCAAGGTCGCTATGAGGGGTATACGCATATCAATCGAAAAACCGACAGCGCGGACCGTTTCCGTGCCAAAGGAAGCGTGGCACCGCTTCTTCCAGGGTGGAAGGCGGCCTGTCGGAAAAACGCCATTTTCACGTTAAACTCGGCTCGCCTTTTCGCAATGGGGGAAGCGACCGACCGGGCACTGTCAATGAAAATTCAGTCAAGAATGTTTTTTCTGTTCTTTGCGCTGCTGCTCTGCCTGGGTTCCGGTCTTGCGGTGGAGGCGCCGGCCGCAGCTCCCGGTTATTCGATCATGATGGTGGGGCGGACGGCGCCGACGGCCGAACGCAGCCAGTGGCTGCTGCTGATGCAGCGGGTGGCGGCGGCGACGGGAATTTCCTTCCGTCTGCAGATTCCCCCGACGCTGGGAGACTTCGAGCGGCGCGTGCTGGACGGCGATCCCGATTTCGCTTTTGTCGATCCCTATCTCATGGTGCGCGCTCATCAGTCGCTCGGCTATCTATCGCTGCTGCGGGACAGCAGCCGTCTGCTGCAAGGCGTGATCCTGGTGCGCCAGGACAGTCCGATCCGCAGCCTGAAGGCCCTGAACAAGGCGACCATTGCCTTTCCCGCCGTCAATACCTTTCCGGACAGCCTGCAAATCCGGCAGCTGCTGGCCCGCGAGCGCATCGCGTACCAGCCGCACTTCGCCGGCAATTTCGGCAATGCCTTGCGCCAGGTGCTCTACCAGGAGGCTGAGGCCGCGGCGACGACGACCAGCGCCCTTGGCCGCGAGCGGCCGGAAATCCAGTCCCGCCTGCGCGTGCTCTACGTGGCGCCGCCGGTAAGCCCGTATGTGCTGGCGGCCCATCCCCGGGTGCCCCTGGCGGCGCGCCGCGCCGTGGAAGCCGCGATCCTGGCGCTGGCGGACACGGCCGCCGGCGCCAGGCTGCTGGACGACGTGGACTTGAGCCAACCGGTGGCGGCGTCCTACGAAATCGATTACAAGCCCATGGAAATGCTTGGCCTCGCCCCTTTCGTCCTGCGGGGGAATGAATGAAGTTCCTGCGCGGTCTTTATTTCCGGCTGTTGCTGGCCGGGTCGTCAGCGGCGGCGTCGGCGGTGCTCGGCTTTGGCTACTACACTGCGGCCGGGCAGATGGAGATGGAAATCGACGCCAACGAGCGCGAGGTCCAGCTGGTCGCCGTCGGTCTGGCCGCCGCCGCCGATCATGTCGTGATGGCCCGCGACTATTGGGAAATCGAGCAGCTGATGCGCCAGGTGATCATCGATCCCAGCCTGCTCACGGTGCAGATCATCGATGTCCAGGGGCAGGTGCTGGGCCATATGGGGCGCTCCCTGTCGGACACCACGCCCAAGCTGGTTTTCGATGCGTCCCGCCTGGCGCCGCCCCACGGGGAGAAATCCCTGTTGAAGCGCCGGGGCGACACTGTCGAGGTCTGGTCGCCGGTCATGGTGGACAACAAGACGGCCGGCTGGGTCCGCCTGGAAAGCAATCCGCTGTGGAACCAGGCCCGGCATCAACACATCTGGCGCGATTCCCTGATCGCGGCGCTGGCAATGCTGGGCGGCAGTGCCCTGCTGCTGGCCTGGCTGCTGCGGCGCCCGGTCGGCGCCCTGGAGGCGGCCACCCGATTCGCCGCCGACCTGCCGTTGAACCACGGCGTGCAACTCGCCACCCGGCCCTCCACCGCCGAGGTGGACAAGTTGATCGAGGCCCTGAACCAGACCTCCGCCCAACTGGCGGCGCAGGATGACGCCCTGACGCAGAGTCAGCGCCACCTGGAAATCCGCAATCAGGTCTATGAGCGCCTGGCGCTGGGCGGCAGTCTGCAGGAGACGCTGGCCCTGATCGTCTCCAGCCTGGAATGCCAGCGCCCGGGCTGGCATATCGCCATCCTGATCCTGGACCGGGACGGCAAGCACCTGCAACTGGGGGTCGCGCACAATCTGCCGGACAGCTATCGCGCCCTGGTGGAAGACATCGAAATCGGCGAGGGCGCGGGCCCCAGCGGCACGGCGGCATACCGCAACGAACGGGTGATCATCGAGGACCTGTCCCGCCATCCCTATGGCGCGCGGTTCCGCGAATTCGCCGCCGAGGCGGGCGTGGCCGGCTGCTGGTCGGAACCGGTGCGCTCCAGCCGCGGCGAAATCCTGGCGCTGCTCTCGATTTACCAGCGGACGCCGATCCTGCCGGTCCCGGAGGACATCCATGTCGTGCAACATGGCGCCCATCTGGTCAGCGTGGCCGTGGAGCGGCATCGCGCCGAGGAGGAGTTGCAGTTGGCGTCCCTGGTGTACCAGGCCAGCGGCGAAGCCATCATGGTCAGCGACGGCAGGAACCGCATCATCGCCGTCAATCCCGCCTTCGTGCGCCTGACCGGCTACGGCGCGCAGGAAGTGCTGGGCAAGAGTCCCGCCGTGCTCGGCTCCGGACGCATGGACGCTTCTTTCTACAACGCCATGCAGCAGTCGATGCGCGCCAGCAATCACTGGCAGGGGGAAATCTGGAACCGGCGCAAGAACGGCGAAGTCTATGCCGAATGGCTCACCGTCAACGTCATGCGCGACGCGGCGGGGCGCCCCCATCGCTACATCGCGATGTTTTCCGACATCACCGCCAAGAAGCAGGCCGAGGAAACCATCTGGCAGCAGGCCAACTACGATCAGCTCACCGGCCTGCCCAATCGCCGCTTGTTCCGCGACCGGTTGCGCCAGGACCTGTTGCGCGCGCAGCGCCAGGACGGCGTGCTGGCGCTGATGTTCGTGGACCTCGACCGTTTCAAGGAGATCAACGAGACGCTCGGCCATGAGGCCGGCGACCACCTGCTGATCGAGGCCGCCCAGCGCATCAGTGCCTGCGCCCGCGATTCCGACACCGTGACGCGGCTGGGCAGCGACGAGTTCGCCGTCATCCTGGTGGGCCTGTCCGACCCCGGCGAGGCGGAGCGGGTGGCCAACAGCATCCTGCATGCCCTGGCGCAGCCTTTCAAACTGGGCACGGACGTGGGCTACGTCTCCGCCTGCATCGGTGTCACCCTGTTCCCCAACGACGGTCTGGATCTCGAAACCCTGCTGAAAAATGCCGACCAGGCGATGCATGTGGCCAAGGAATCCGGAAACAACAACTTCTCCTGGTTCACCCTCGATCTGCAATTGGCGGCGCAGGCGCGGCGCACCCTGCTCGGCGATCTGCGCAGCGCGCTGGCCGACGACCAGTTGCGGCTCCATTACCAGCCCATCGTCGACCTTCAGACCGGGTTGATCGTCAAGGCCGAGGCGCTGGTCCGCTGGCAACATCCGGTCCAGGGCCTGATCAGTCCGGCCGTCTTCATTCCCCTGGCCGAGGAGGTCGGCCTGATCGAGGAAATCGGCGACTGGGTGTTCCGCACCGCCGCCCGCCAGGCCAAGGCCTGGCAGCAACAGGGGTGGCCGCTGCAAGTCAGCATCAACAAGTCTCCGCGCCAGTTCAACAGCAGCTTCAGCGGCGCCTCCTGGCTCGATTTCCTGCGCGAGATCGATCTGGCGCCCCAGCAACTGGTGATCGAAATCACCGAGGGCCTGCTGCTCGATCAATGTTCGGCCGTGACCGAGCAACTGCTGAGCTATCGCGAGGCCGGCATCGAGATCGCCGTGGATGATTTCGGCACCGGCTATTCGGCCCTCTCCTATTTGCAGCGCTTCGACATCGACTATCTGAAGATCGATCGCAGCTTCATCAGCGATCTGTCGGAAAGCGCCGACGACCGGGCGCTGGCCGACGCGATCATCGTCATGGCCCACAAGCTGGGCCCCAGGGTGATCGCCGAAGGCGTCGAAACCGGCTACCAGCGGGATTGGTTGATCAGTTCCGGTTGCGACTTCGTCCAGGGCTTCCTCTATGCCCGTCCCCTGCCCCTGACGGAATTCAACGCACTGCTGCGGCGGAGTTGAGGGTACGCGCGGCATCGCGCCTTAAGCCTGTCTTAAGACGCAATGCCGACAATCGCGCATCTTCAATGGAGACAGTGGTCCATGCCGCGAAGCTTGCTGGTTTTCCTGAGTGCCCTGCTGCCCTTGTCCGCCCTGGCGGAAGAGCCGCTGATCGCCCTCTCGCCGGAGCAGGGCCAACGCGCCGGCATCGTTGTGCAGCCCCTGAAGGCGCTGCGGACGGCCGACGACCATGGGCTGCCGGCCCAGGTCGTGATCGACCCCCGCCGCATCGAGATCATCGCCGCGCCCCTGGGCGGGATCGTCACCGCGGTGCGGGTGCTGTCCGGCGAGACCGTGAAAAAAGGCCAGGTGCTGGGGCGCCTGCAGGGCGCGCCGCTGCTGGGCCTGCAGCGCGAATACGTGGAGGCCCGGGGCCAGGCCGAGTTGGCGGCGGAAGCGCGGCGCCGCGACGAGACGCTGTTCGCCGAGGGCATCATCGCCCGCGCCCGCCTGCAACAGGCGCAGGCCGCGGAGCGCGCCGCCGCGGCGCTGCTGCACGAGAAGCGCCAGGCCCTGGCGCTGTCCGGACTGGCGCGGCCGGACGGTGGCAATGGTGGCGAAGGTGGTGGCGCGGGCGGCGATTTTTCCGGCGCGGTGGAATTGCGCGCCCCCTTCGCCGGCGTGGTGCTGGAAGCGCCGGCCCAGCCCGGCCAGCGCCTGGAATCCTCGGCGCTGTTGTTCAAGCTGGGGCGGCTGGACGCCCTGGCCCTGGAAATCCAGGCCACGCCCCATCTGGCGGCCGGCGTCATGCCGGGAGACCCGGTGTCGGTGCCGGGCTGCGCGCAGCCGGCGCGGGTGACCGCCGTCGCGCCGCAGTTGGCGGGCGGCAGCCAGTCCGTGCTGGTGCGGGCCGAACTGAAGCAGGCCGCCGGCTGCGTCCGCCCCTACCAGCAGTTGCAGGTCCGGCTGCGTCCCTCCGCCAGCCACCATGGCAAGGGCTGGACGCTGCCGACGACGGCGCTGGTGCGCCACCTGGACAAGGCCTGGGTGTTCGTCGCCGCCCCGGGCGGCTATCGCCCGGTGGCGGTGCAACTGCTGGACGAGACCGACGGGACCGTGCGCATCGACGCGGCGCTGGCGGCGGACAGCCTGCTGGTGGTGAAGGGGGCGGCCACGGTCAAGGCGGCTTGGCTCGGCCTGGGCGCGGCGGAGAGCCGCTAGATGCTGGCGCGCCTGATCGAGTTTTCCCTGACCCAGCGGCTGCTGGTGATCGTCGCCACGGTGCTGCTGCTGGGCGGCGGCGTCGCGGCTTTCCGCGAACTGCCGATCGACGCCTATCCGGACGTTTCCTCCACCCAGGTCAAGGTCATCGTCAAGGCGCCGGGAATGACGCCGGAGGAGGTGGAAGCCCGCATCGTCACCCCGATCGAGCTGGAACTGCTGGGCATTCCCGACAAGCGCATGGTGCGCTCGGTGTCCAAATACGCGATCGCCGACATCACCCTGGATTTCCAGGACGGCACCGACATCTACTGGGCCCGGCAGCAGGTCAGCGAGCGCCTCGCCGGCGTCATGGCCGACCTGCCGGCGGGCGCCAGCGGCGGCCTGGCACCGATCACCACGCCGCTGGGCGAGATGCTGATGTTCACCATCGAGGGCGAACTGTCGCTGGCGGAAAAACGCACCCTGCTGGACTGGGTGATCCGTCCCCAGTTGCGCACCCTGCCCGGCGTGGCCGAGGTCAACAGCCTGGGCGGCGAGGTGCGCAGTTTCGAGGTGGTGCCCGACCTGGTGGCGCTGAAGGCGCGCGGGCTGGGCCTGGCCGAACTGCGCCAGGCGCTGGAGGCCAACAACCGCAATGAAGGCGCGGGGCGCCTGACCGAAGGCGAGGAGTCGCTGCTGGTGCGCATCGAGGGCGGCGCGAAGACCCTCGCCGACATCGCCGGGATCGTCGTCGCCAGCCGCGACGGCGGCGTGGTTCGGGTCGGCGACGTGGCCCAGGTGCGGATCGGCAGCCTCAGCCGCTACGGTTTCGTCACCCATGGCGGCCGCGAGGAGGCGGTGGAGGGGCTGGTATTGGGATTGCGCGGCGCCAACGCGCGGCAGGTGGTGGACGGGGTCAAGGCACGCCTGGCGGAAATTCGGCAGACGCTGCCGGAAGGCGTCTCCACGCGCATCTTCTACGATCGGGGGGCCCTGGTGGAGCGGGCGGTGGGCACCGTCTCCAAGGCCCTGGGCGAGGCCATCGTGCTGGTGCTGGCGCTGCTGCTGGCCTTCCTCGGCGGGCTGCGGCCGGCCCTGGTGGTGGCCTCGGTGCTGCCCCTGGCGGCGCTGATCACCTTCGTCATGATGCATCTGTTCGGCATGTCGGCGAACCTGATGAGCCTGGGCGGCCTGGCCATCGCCATCGGCATGCTGGTGGATGCGGCGGTGGTGGTGGTGGAGAACGTCGAGAGCGAACTCGCCCGCGGCGGCCAGGATGCCCTGCCGCTGCGCCACCGCATCTACCGCGCGGTGCGCGAAGTGGCCCAGCCGGTGGCCTCCGGCATGGCCATCATCGTCATCGTGTTCCTGCCGCTGCTGACGCTGCAGGGCCTGGAAGGCAAGCTGTTCACGCCGGTGGCGCTGACCATCGTCTTCGCCCTGTCGGGTTCGCTGCTGCTGTCCCTGACCGTGATCCCGGTGCTGGCCTCGCTGCTGCTGAAGCCGGCCGCCGAGCATCGGGAGCCCTGGCTGCCGAGGAGGCTGACGGCGCTCTACACGCCGCTGCTGAACCGTGCGCTGGCCCGTCCGCGGCAGGTGATCGTCACCGCCCTGACCCTGCTGGCGTTGACCGGCGGCGCCTTCCTGCTGCTGGGCAAGACCTTCATGCCGGCGATGGACGAGGGCGACCTGCTGATGCAGGTGGCCAAGCTGCCGTCGATCGGGCTGGACACCAGCGCGGCGATCGACCTGACCGTGCAGCGCGCGCTCCTGGCGGAGGTGCCGGAAATCAGCGACATCGTCGCGCGCACCGGCTCGGACGAACTGGGCCTGGACCCGATGGGACTCAACGAGACCGACGCCTTCCTGGTGCTGAAGCCGCGCGCGCAGTGGCGCAAGCCCGACAAGGAATGGCTGACCGAGGAAGTGCGGCGGGTGATGGCCGGCTTTCCGGGGCTCGACATTTCCTTCACCCAGCCGATCGAAATGCGGGTGGCGGAAATGCTCACCGGCACGCGCGGCGACCTGGCGGTGAAGATCCATGGCGGCGACCTGAACGAACTCAACGCCCTGGCGGAACGGATGGCGGCCTTGCTCAAGGGCATCCCCGGCGCGCAGGACGTGCTGACGGTGAAGAACGAGGGGGTGCAGTACTACGCGGTGGAAGTGGATCGGCTCGCCGCCGGGCGCCTGGGGTTTTCCGTGGAGGACGTGGCCGGCGTGCTGCGCGCCCAGGTCGAGGGCCAGCCCGTCGGGCTGGTGCTGGAAGGACACCGGCGCACGCCGCTGGTCATCCGCGGCGGCGAGGACGTGCGCCTGTCGCCGGCCGCGTTCGCCAACACCCAGCTGGCGCTGAAGGACGGCGGCAGCGTGGCGCTGTCGTCGCTGGCCCGGCTCAAGCGTCTCGCCGGGCCGGTCAAGGTCGACCACGAGAATGCCCAGCGCATGGTGGTGGTCCAGGCCAACGTCAGCGGCCGCGACCTGGTGGGTTTCGTCGACGAGGCCAGGCGGCGGACGGCGGCCGAGATCGAGCTGCCGACGGGATATGCGGTCGCCTGGGGCGGCCAGTTCGAGAACCAGCAGCGCGCCGCCCAGCGCCTGGCGCTGGTGGTGCCGGTGGCCCTGGCGCTGATCTTCCTGATCCTCTTCGCCACCCTCGGCTCGGTGCGTCAGGCGGTCCTGGTCTTCACCAACATTCCGTTCGCGATGATCGGCGGCGTGTTCGGCCTGCTGCT
It includes:
- a CDS encoding efflux RND transporter permease subunit, with product MLARLIEFSLTQRLLVIVATVLLLGGGVAAFRELPIDAYPDVSSTQVKVIVKAPGMTPEEVEARIVTPIELELLGIPDKRMVRSVSKYAIADITLDFQDGTDIYWARQQVSERLAGVMADLPAGASGGLAPITTPLGEMLMFTIEGELSLAEKRTLLDWVIRPQLRTLPGVAEVNSLGGEVRSFEVVPDLVALKARGLGLAELRQALEANNRNEGAGRLTEGEESLLVRIEGGAKTLADIAGIVVASRDGGVVRVGDVAQVRIGSLSRYGFVTHGGREEAVEGLVLGLRGANARQVVDGVKARLAEIRQTLPEGVSTRIFYDRGALVERAVGTVSKALGEAIVLVLALLLAFLGGLRPALVVASVLPLAALITFVMMHLFGMSANLMSLGGLAIAIGMLVDAAVVVVENVESELARGGQDALPLRHRIYRAVREVAQPVASGMAIIVIVFLPLLTLQGLEGKLFTPVALTIVFALSGSLLLSLTVIPVLASLLLKPAAEHREPWLPRRLTALYTPLLNRALARPRQVIVTALTLLALTGGAFLLLGKTFMPAMDEGDLLMQVAKLPSIGLDTSAAIDLTVQRALLAEVPEISDIVARTGSDELGLDPMGLNETDAFLVLKPRAQWRKPDKEWLTEEVRRVMAGFPGLDISFTQPIEMRVAEMLTGTRGDLAVKIHGGDLNELNALAERMAALLKGIPGAQDVLTVKNEGVQYYAVEVDRLAAGRLGFSVEDVAGVLRAQVEGQPVGLVLEGHRRTPLVIRGGEDVRLSPAAFANTQLALKDGGSVALSSLARLKRLAGPVKVDHENAQRMVVVQANVSGRDLVGFVDEARRRTAAEIELPTGYAVAWGGQFENQQRAAQRLALVVPVALALIFLILFATLGSVRQAVLVFTNIPFAMIGGVFGLLLSGEYLSVPASVGFIALLGIAVLNGLVMISYFNQLLAQGMPIAQVVVEGARRRLRPVLMTATITALGLVPLLFAAGPGSEIQKPLAIVVIGGLVTSTALTLFMLPILFRRHGVETS